The following are from one region of the Mycolicibacterium diernhoferi genome:
- the dnaA gene encoding chromosomal replication initiator protein DnaA, producing MTADPDSSFVTVWNRVVAELNGETPFGETINGGPRPQTLTGQQRAWLKLVRPLVITEGFALLSVPSAFVQNEIERLREPIVSALSRQLGQRVELGVRIATPSPEDTTEPEPAPQAPPPGVDTAAIDNEEVDEAGEALANAEASWPTYFNRSRNPVPESNAVSLNRRYTFDTFVIGASNRFAHAATLAISEAPARAYNPLFIWGESGLGKTHLLHAAGNYAQRLFPGMRVKYVSTEEFTNDFINSLRDDRKASFKRSYRDVDILLVDDIQFIEGKDGIQEEFFHTFNTLHNANKQIVISSDRSPKQLATLEDRLRTRFEWGLITDVQPPELETRIAILRKKAQMDRLDVPDDVLELIASRIERNIRELEGALIRVTAFASLSKTTIDKSLAEIVLRDLISDSSTMQISTATIMAATAEYFETTVEELRGPGKTRALAQSRQIAMYLCRELTDLSLPRIGEAFGRDHTTVMYAERKIRDGMAERREIFDHVKELTTRIRQRSKR from the coding sequence TTGACCGCAGACCCAGATTCCTCTTTCGTCACGGTCTGGAACAGGGTCGTCGCCGAACTGAACGGTGAAACACCGTTCGGCGAGACCATCAACGGCGGCCCCCGCCCCCAGACCCTCACCGGGCAGCAGCGTGCCTGGCTCAAGCTCGTCCGACCGTTGGTCATCACCGAAGGTTTCGCCCTGCTGTCGGTGCCTTCGGCATTCGTGCAGAACGAGATCGAGCGGCTGCGCGAGCCGATCGTCTCCGCGCTGAGTCGTCAGCTCGGCCAGCGGGTGGAACTCGGCGTCCGAATCGCCACCCCGAGCCCGGAGGACACCACCGAACCCGAGCCGGCCCCGCAGGCCCCGCCCCCCGGCGTGGATACCGCGGCGATCGACAACGAAGAGGTCGACGAGGCCGGCGAGGCCCTCGCCAACGCCGAGGCCAGCTGGCCGACCTACTTCAACCGGTCGAGGAACCCGGTGCCGGAATCGAACGCGGTCAGCCTCAACCGGCGCTACACCTTCGACACCTTCGTCATCGGTGCGTCCAACCGCTTCGCGCACGCCGCGACGCTGGCCATCTCCGAGGCACCGGCCCGCGCCTACAACCCGCTGTTCATCTGGGGTGAGTCCGGTCTGGGAAAGACCCACCTCCTGCACGCGGCCGGCAACTACGCCCAGCGGTTGTTCCCCGGCATGCGAGTGAAGTACGTCTCCACCGAGGAATTCACCAACGACTTCATCAACTCGCTGCGCGATGACCGCAAGGCCTCGTTCAAGCGCAGTTACCGCGATGTCGACATCCTGCTCGTCGATGACATCCAGTTCATCGAGGGCAAGGACGGCATCCAGGAGGAGTTCTTCCACACCTTCAACACGCTGCACAACGCCAACAAGCAGATCGTGATCTCCTCGGACCGCTCCCCCAAGCAGTTGGCGACCCTCGAGGACCGGCTGCGCACTCGCTTCGAGTGGGGGCTGATCACCGATGTGCAGCCGCCGGAGCTGGAAACCCGTATCGCGATCCTGCGCAAGAAGGCGCAGATGGATCGGCTGGACGTCCCCGATGACGTACTCGAGCTGATCGCCAGTCGCATCGAACGCAACATCCGCGAGCTCGAGGGCGCCCTGATCCGGGTCACCGCATTCGCCTCGCTGAGCAAGACGACGATCGACAAGTCCCTGGCCGAGATCGTGCTGCGGGATCTCATCTCCGACTCCAGCACCATGCAGATCAGCACCGCCACGATCATGGCGGCCACCGCCGAGTACTTCGAGACCACAGTCGAGGAGCTGCGCGGACCAGGCAAGACGCGTGCGCTGGCACAGTCCCGTCAGATCGCGATGTACCTGTGCCGTGAGCTCACCGACCTGTCGCTGCCGCGCATCGGTGAGGCCTTCGGCCGCGACCACACCACGGTCATGTATGCCGAGCGCAAGATCCGCGACGGCATGGCCGAACGGCGTGAGATCTTCGATCACGTCAAGGAACTCACCACCCGGATCCGGCAGCGCTCCAAGCGCTGA
- the rpmH gene encoding 50S ribosomal protein L34, with protein sequence MAKGKRTFQPNNRRRARVHGFRLRMRTRAGRAIVSARRNKGRSSLTA encoded by the coding sequence GTGGCCAAGGGCAAGCGGACTTTCCAGCCGAACAACCGCCGCCGGGCCCGTGTGCACGGTTTCCGGTTGCGGATGCGTACGCGCGCCGGTCGCGCCATCGTGTCGGCCCGCCGTAACAAGGGCCGCAGCTCCCTCACTGCGTGA
- the rnpA gene encoding ribonuclease P protein component, with product MLPARYRMTRSTDFGVTVRQGIRASQPDIVVHALHDDFVDDCEAGPKIGLVVSKSVGNAVQRHRVSRRLRHVAYRLVIDSETDLGPRDRVVIRALPGSRDAASSRLESELRSALKKARIQRQARP from the coding sequence GTGCTTCCGGCCCGGTACCGGATGACACGCTCCACTGATTTCGGTGTCACGGTTCGCCAAGGCATACGGGCTTCCCAGCCCGATATCGTCGTGCACGCGTTGCACGACGATTTTGTCGATGATTGCGAGGCCGGTCCGAAGATAGGGCTGGTGGTCTCCAAGTCGGTGGGTAACGCGGTGCAACGGCACCGGGTGTCCCGCCGGCTTCGCCATGTCGCGTACCGGCTCGTGATCGACAGTGAGACAGATCTCGGCCCACGCGACCGGGTGGTGATCCGCGCGTTGCCCGGCAGCCGGGACGCCGCGTCGAGCCGGCTGGAATCCGAACTACGTTCCGCGCTGAAGAAGGCGCGTATTCAACGGCAGGCCCGGCCGTGA
- the yidD gene encoding membrane protein insertion efficiency factor YidD produces the protein MTTWAAKSVIFVIQLYRTMISPLRLPTCRFTPTCSQYAVDALTEFGLFRGGWLAAVRLAKCGPWHRGGWDPIPERGDKAGDKTSVEVVRRDSVV, from the coding sequence GTGACCACATGGGCTGCCAAGAGCGTGATCTTCGTGATTCAGCTGTACCGGACGATGATCTCACCGTTGCGGTTGCCGACATGCCGCTTCACCCCCACCTGCAGTCAGTACGCCGTCGATGCGTTGACCGAGTTCGGTCTGTTCCGGGGCGGCTGGTTGGCCGCTGTCCGGTTGGCCAAGTGTGGTCCGTGGCACCGTGGCGGGTGGGACCCCATACCCGAGCGCGGTGACAAGGCCGGCGATAAGACTTCTGTAGAAGTCGTCAGGAGAGATTCTGTTGTTTAA
- the yidC gene encoding membrane protein insertase YidC codes for MFNWFSLDIIYYPVSAIMWVWYKAFAFLLGPTNFFAWALSVVFLVFTLRAILYKPFVKQIRTTRQMQELQPQIKALQKKYGKDRQRMALEMQKLQKEHGFNPILGCLPMLAQVPVFLGLFHVLRSFNRTGHNFGELGLDVELNKQLSNYVFSAADVQNFLQANLFGAPLGATMIQSESSWAAFIGFEVSRAAIIGVGVPLMILAGIATYFNSRASIARQSPEAAANPQTAMMNKLALYVFPLGVVVGGPFLPLAIILYWVSNNVWTFAQQHYVFGKIEQEEEAKKAEALERRSANAPAPGQKPKKARKVVKDSSGVEIVEPSPEESDQKPGPQNAAPKPKNTNTGARPKKPKR; via the coding sequence TTGTTTAACTGGTTCAGCCTCGACATCATCTATTACCCGGTGTCGGCGATCATGTGGGTCTGGTACAAGGCGTTCGCCTTCCTCCTCGGACCGACGAATTTCTTCGCGTGGGCACTGTCGGTGGTGTTCCTGGTGTTCACCCTGCGCGCGATCCTCTACAAGCCCTTCGTCAAGCAGATCCGGACGACGCGGCAGATGCAGGAACTGCAGCCGCAGATCAAGGCCTTGCAGAAGAAGTACGGGAAAGACCGCCAGCGGATGGCGTTGGAGATGCAGAAGCTGCAGAAGGAACACGGATTCAATCCGATCCTGGGCTGCCTGCCGATGCTCGCTCAGGTGCCGGTGTTCCTGGGCCTGTTCCATGTGCTGCGGTCCTTCAACCGGACCGGCCACAACTTCGGTGAGCTCGGCCTGGACGTGGAGCTGAACAAGCAGCTGTCCAACTATGTGTTCAGCGCCGCCGATGTGCAGAACTTCCTGCAGGCGAATCTGTTCGGTGCCCCGCTGGGCGCCACCATGATCCAGTCGGAGAGCAGCTGGGCCGCCTTCATCGGGTTCGAGGTGAGCCGTGCCGCGATCATCGGGGTCGGGGTGCCGCTGATGATCCTCGCCGGTATCGCGACCTACTTCAACAGCCGCGCCTCGATCGCCCGCCAGAGTCCCGAGGCGGCCGCGAATCCGCAGACCGCGATGATGAACAAGCTGGCGCTGTACGTCTTCCCGCTGGGTGTCGTGGTCGGTGGGCCCTTCCTGCCGCTGGCCATCATCTTGTACTGGGTGTCCAACAACGTGTGGACGTTCGCCCAGCAGCACTACGTGTTCGGCAAGATCGAGCAGGAAGAAGAAGCCAAGAAGGCCGAGGCGCTGGAGCGGCGGTCCGCCAATGCACCCGCTCCGGGCCAGAAGCCGAAGAAGGCCCGCAAGGTCGTCAAGGATTCCTCCGGCGTCGAGATCGTGGAGCCGAGCCCCGAGGAGTCGGACCAGAAGCCGGGCCCGCAGAACGCTGCGCCCAAGCCGAAGAACACCAACACAGGCGCGCGGCCCAAGAAGCCCAAGCGCTAG
- a CDS encoding protein jag, translated as MTDAETTERTDAAAEDAENTAGVDDLEERLVAEGEIAGDYLEELLDLLDFDGDIDLDVEGDRAVVSIDGGSDLNKLVGRKGEVLDALQELTRLAVHQKTGERSRLMLDIARWRRRRREELAALGDKIARRVLESGQREELSPMTPFERKIVHDAVAAVDGVRSESEGAEPSRRVVVLPA; from the coding sequence ATGACTGACGCCGAAACCACCGAGCGCACCGACGCCGCGGCCGAGGATGCCGAGAACACCGCAGGGGTGGACGACCTCGAGGAGCGATTGGTCGCCGAGGGCGAGATCGCCGGTGACTACCTCGAGGAGCTGCTGGACCTGTTGGACTTCGACGGGGACATCGACCTCGACGTCGAGGGCGACCGGGCCGTGGTGAGCATCGACGGGGGCAGCGACCTGAACAAGCTCGTGGGCCGCAAGGGCGAGGTGCTCGACGCGCTGCAGGAGTTGACGCGGCTGGCGGTGCACCAGAAGACCGGTGAGCGCAGCCGCCTGATGCTGGACATCGCCCGGTGGCGCCGTCGCCGTCGCGAGGAGCTCGCGGCGCTGGGCGACAAGATCGCTCGCCGGGTGCTGGAGTCCGGGCAGCGTGAGGAGTTGTCTCCGATGACGCCGTTCGAGCGCAAGATCGTGCACGACGCGGTCGCCGCGGTGGACGGGGTCCGCAGCGAGAGCGAGGGCGCCGAGCCGTCGCGTCGCGTCGTCGTCCTTCCCGCGTGA
- the rsmG gene encoding 16S rRNA (guanine(527)-N(7))-methyltransferase RsmG, whose protein sequence is MFHVKHGELSPAPQPAALCFGERLDVAQRYGEILAGAGIERGLLGPSEVDRLWDRHLLNSAAMAELFESGERVADIGSGAGLPGIPIAIARPDLHVTLIEPLLRRSEFLKEAIDELGLDVTVIRGRAEDKTVRDEAGPMDAVVSRAVASLDKLARWSLPLLRVGGRMLALKGERAVEEVQEHQRTLASLGATDVRVVRCGVDFLNPPGTVVVARRGATAVRPGRRKR, encoded by the coding sequence ATGTTTCACGTGAAACATGGCGAACTGAGTCCGGCGCCCCAGCCGGCGGCTCTTTGCTTTGGCGAGCGTCTGGATGTGGCGCAGCGGTACGGGGAGATCCTGGCCGGCGCGGGGATCGAACGCGGGCTGCTCGGACCCTCCGAAGTCGATCGGTTGTGGGACCGTCATCTGCTCAACAGCGCGGCGATGGCGGAGCTCTTCGAGTCGGGGGAGCGGGTGGCCGATATCGGCAGCGGTGCCGGGCTGCCCGGTATCCCGATCGCGATCGCACGCCCCGATCTGCATGTGACGTTGATCGAGCCATTGCTCCGTCGCAGTGAGTTCCTGAAGGAAGCGATCGATGAGCTCGGTCTGGACGTGACGGTGATCCGGGGCCGGGCCGAGGACAAGACGGTGCGGGACGAGGCCGGGCCGATGGACGCGGTGGTCTCCCGTGCGGTGGCATCGCTGGACAAGTTGGCACGGTGGAGTCTGCCGCTGCTCCGGGTCGGGGGCCGGATGCTGGCACTCAAGGGGGAGCGGGCAGTGGAGGAAGTGCAGGAGCACCAGCGAACCTTGGCTTCGCTTGGTGCCACGGACGTGAGAGTGGTGAGATGTGGCGTGGACTTTTTGAACCCGCCCGGCACCGTGGTGGTTGCACGACGCGGAGCGACAGCAGTGCGGCCGGGTAGGAGGAAGCGATGA
- a CDS encoding ParA family protein — MADTPIAAEAERATRLLHNRQGGLPRPDRQRVFTIANQKGGVGKTTTAVNVAAALARQGLQVLVIDLDPQGNASTALGIEHRQGTPSSYEVLIGEIPLEAALQRSPHNEKLFCVPATIDLAGAEIELVSMVAREGRLRGALAGLKKHSFDYVFIDCPPSLGLLTINALVAAPEVLIPIQCEYYALEGVGQLLRNIEMVKSHLNPELEVTTVVLTMYDGRTRLADQVAEDVRAHFGDKVLRTVIPRSVKVSEAPGYGMTILDYDPGSRGAMSYLDASREIAHRGTATDGPRG; from the coding sequence GTGGCCGACACTCCTATCGCCGCCGAGGCGGAACGGGCGACCCGGTTGCTGCACAACCGTCAGGGTGGCCTTCCGCGACCGGACCGGCAGCGCGTGTTCACCATCGCGAACCAGAAGGGCGGGGTCGGCAAGACGACCACGGCGGTGAACGTCGCCGCGGCGCTCGCCCGCCAGGGGCTCCAGGTTCTCGTCATCGACCTCGACCCACAGGGCAATGCCAGCACCGCGCTGGGGATCGAACACCGGCAGGGGACACCGTCCTCCTACGAAGTGCTCATCGGCGAGATCCCGCTGGAGGCGGCTCTGCAGCGCAGCCCGCACAACGAGAAGCTGTTCTGTGTGCCGGCCACCATCGACCTCGCCGGCGCCGAGATCGAGCTCGTCAGCATGGTCGCCCGTGAGGGTCGGTTGCGTGGAGCGTTGGCCGGACTGAAGAAGCACAGCTTCGACTACGTCTTCATCGACTGCCCGCCCTCACTGGGTCTGCTCACCATCAACGCGCTCGTGGCCGCGCCCGAGGTGCTGATCCCGATCCAGTGTGAGTACTACGCGCTGGAGGGCGTGGGCCAGCTGCTGCGCAACATCGAGATGGTCAAGTCCCACCTGAATCCCGAACTGGAGGTCACCACCGTGGTGCTCACCATGTACGACGGGCGTACCCGGCTCGCCGACCAGGTGGCCGAGGACGTGCGCGCACACTTCGGCGACAAGGTGCTGCGGACGGTGATCCCACGCAGCGTGAAGGTGTCCGAGGCCCCGGGTTACGGAATGACGATCCTGGATTACGACCCGGGTTCACGTGGAGCGATGAGCTATCTCGACGCGAGTCGGGAGATCGCACATCGCGGTACGGCCACGGACGGTCCGCGCGGATGA
- a CDS encoding ParB/RepB/Spo0J family partition protein → MNQAKKRSGLGRGLASLIPTGPADGEALGGPRIGDATADILMGGAPNPAPAQTAAAESIAVSEFGAVYREIDPKSIEPNPRQPRQVFDEEALSELVHSIKEFGVMQPIVVRALPATDGPARYQLVMGERRWRASQEAGLAAIPAIVRQTADDSMLRDALLENIHRAQLNPLEEASAYQQLLEEFDVTHDELASRIGRSRPLISNMIRLLKLPIPVQRRVAAGVLSAGHARALLSLEGGPEKQEELAARIVAEGLSVRATEEAVTLANRAGPSDPPAPRRKPIQMPGLQDVAEQLSTAFDTRVTVSLGKRKGKIVVEFGSVDDLQRIVELMNSTKQ, encoded by the coding sequence ATGAACCAGGCGAAGAAGCGCAGCGGTCTGGGACGCGGCCTGGCGTCACTCATTCCCACCGGCCCGGCGGACGGCGAGGCTCTCGGCGGTCCCCGGATCGGTGACGCGACCGCCGACATTCTGATGGGCGGCGCGCCGAATCCGGCACCCGCGCAGACCGCCGCGGCGGAGAGCATCGCGGTATCGGAGTTCGGCGCGGTGTACCGCGAGATCGATCCGAAGTCGATCGAGCCCAACCCGCGCCAGCCGCGCCAGGTCTTCGACGAGGAAGCACTCTCGGAACTGGTGCACTCGATCAAGGAATTCGGCGTCATGCAGCCGATCGTGGTGCGCGCGCTTCCGGCCACGGACGGACCGGCGCGCTACCAGCTGGTGATGGGGGAGCGGCGCTGGCGGGCCTCGCAGGAAGCGGGGCTGGCCGCAATCCCGGCGATCGTCCGGCAGACCGCGGACGACAGCATGCTGCGCGACGCGCTGTTGGAGAACATCCACCGGGCGCAGCTCAATCCGTTGGAAGAGGCGTCGGCGTACCAGCAGCTGCTCGAGGAGTTCGACGTCACCCACGACGAACTGGCCTCGCGGATCGGCCGGTCCCGCCCGCTCATCTCCAACATGATCCGTCTGCTCAAGTTGCCGATCCCGGTGCAGCGGCGGGTGGCCGCCGGCGTGCTGTCGGCCGGGCACGCCCGCGCATTGCTGTCCCTGGAGGGTGGGCCGGAGAAGCAGGAGGAGCTGGCGGCCCGCATTGTCGCGGAGGGTCTGTCGGTGCGCGCCACGGAGGAGGCCGTGACCCTGGCCAACCGCGCCGGCCCGTCGGACCCGCCGGCGCCGCGTCGCAAGCCCATCCAGATGCCGGGCCTGCAGGACGTCGCCGAACAGCTGTCGACGGCGTTCGACACCCGGGTGACGGTGAGTTTGGGCAAGCGCAAGGGCAAGATCGTGGTGGAGTTCGGGTCGGTCGACGATCTGCAGCGCATCGTCGAATTGATGAACTCGACCAAGCAGTAA
- a CDS encoding acetyltransferase, whose product MSARISPLRLESFEQLPKHARRCVFWEVDPSTLRGDDHLADPEFEKEAWLSMVMLEWGSCGQLVLDSAAEPGEQDPDRAEVFSDDPCLGYVFYAPPGAVPRAKKFPTGPVSADAVLLTSLGLDSADDGDHLSRGLITAAVGDLVRRGVRALEAFGRTAQVDDLGDSGVPADLEAVIEVLGDCSAGQCIVGADLLIDMGFEVVAPHPYFPRLRLELEQGLGWKADVEAALERLLESDRLQAPVGAVPCG is encoded by the coding sequence GTGTCAGCACGTATCAGCCCGCTGCGGCTCGAGTCGTTCGAGCAGCTGCCCAAGCATGCGAGGCGGTGCGTGTTCTGGGAGGTCGACCCTTCCACGTTGCGAGGAGATGATCACCTCGCCGACCCCGAGTTCGAGAAGGAAGCGTGGCTGTCCATGGTCATGCTCGAGTGGGGGTCATGCGGTCAGCTCGTTCTCGACTCCGCGGCGGAGCCGGGGGAGCAGGACCCCGACCGGGCCGAGGTGTTCAGCGACGACCCGTGTCTGGGCTATGTGTTCTACGCGCCACCCGGTGCCGTCCCGCGAGCCAAGAAGTTTCCGACCGGCCCGGTCAGCGCGGATGCCGTCCTGCTCACCTCGCTCGGATTGGATTCCGCCGACGACGGCGACCACCTGTCCCGCGGCCTGATCACCGCGGCGGTCGGCGATCTGGTGCGCCGCGGTGTGCGTGCACTCGAGGCGTTCGGCCGCACCGCGCAGGTGGATGATCTCGGCGACTCCGGTGTGCCCGCCGATCTGGAGGCGGTGATCGAGGTGCTCGGGGACTGCTCGGCCGGTCAGTGCATCGTGGGAGCCGACCTGCTCATCGATATGGGCTTCGAAGTCGTTGCGCCGCACCCGTATTTCCCACGGCTGCGGCTCGAACTCGAGCAGGGCCTGGGATGGAAGGCCGACGTGGAGGCCGCATTGGAACGGCTGTTGGAGAGCGACCGGCTGCAGGCGCCGGTCGGCGCCGTGCCGTGCGGGTGA
- a CDS encoding N-acetylmuramoyl-L-alanine amidase, with protein MSILRRGDRGSAVVEIRAALAGLGLINSPDADLSTGKHVAVDVFDAELDHAVRAFQQQRGLLVDGMVGEATSRALREASYQLGARTLSHQFGAPMYGDDVATLQARLQDLGFYTGLVDGHFGLQTHNGLMFFQREYGLFPDGICGPETLRSLYFLGSRVTGGSPHAIREEELVRRSGPRLSGKRVIIDPGRGGDDLGAIISGPEGPLSEADILWDVASRLEGRMTAIGMDTFLSRSVGRSPSDAERAATANTVGADLMISLRCSSHSSPSANGVASFHFGNSHGSVSTIGRNLADFIQRELVARTGMSDCRVHGRTWDLLRLTRMPTVQVDLGYVTNSHDRALLASSQARDVIAEGMLAAVKRLYLLGKNDRPTGTFTFAELLAHELSVEQAGR; from the coding sequence ATGTCGATACTGCGTCGCGGCGACCGAGGAAGTGCGGTCGTCGAGATCAGGGCGGCTCTGGCGGGCCTCGGGCTGATCAACAGTCCGGACGCCGACCTGTCCACCGGCAAGCACGTCGCGGTCGACGTGTTCGATGCCGAGCTGGATCACGCGGTGCGCGCATTCCAGCAGCAGCGCGGTCTGCTGGTGGACGGCATGGTGGGTGAGGCGACCTCCCGCGCGCTGCGCGAGGCCTCCTACCAACTCGGCGCCCGCACGCTCTCCCACCAGTTCGGTGCCCCGATGTACGGCGATGACGTCGCCACCTTGCAGGCCCGCCTCCAAGACCTCGGCTTCTACACCGGCCTGGTGGACGGACACTTCGGGTTGCAGACCCACAACGGTCTGATGTTCTTCCAGCGCGAGTACGGGCTGTTCCCGGACGGCATCTGCGGCCCGGAAACGCTGCGCTCCCTGTATTTCCTGGGTTCCCGTGTCACCGGGGGCTCGCCGCACGCCATCCGGGAAGAGGAACTGGTCCGGCGCTCGGGCCCGCGGCTGTCCGGGAAGCGGGTCATCATCGATCCGGGCCGCGGTGGCGACGACCTCGGTGCCATCATCTCGGGCCCCGAGGGTCCACTCAGTGAGGCAGACATCCTGTGGGACGTGGCCAGTCGTCTCGAAGGCCGGATGACCGCGATCGGTATGGACACCTTCTTGTCCCGTTCGGTCGGACGTAGCCCGTCCGACGCCGAGCGCGCGGCGACCGCGAACACCGTCGGCGCCGATCTGATGATCAGTCTTCGGTGCTCCAGCCACAGCAGTCCATCCGCGAACGGCGTCGCCTCGTTCCACTTCGGGAACTCCCACGGCTCGGTCTCGACCATCGGCCGCAATCTTGCCGACTTCATCCAGCGTGAGCTGGTGGCCCGCACCGGGATGAGCGACTGCCGGGTGCACGGCCGCACCTGGGATCTGCTGCGTCTGACCCGGATGCCCACCGTTCAGGTGGATCTGGGGTACGTCACCAACTCACATGACCGCGCGCTGCTGGCATCCAGTCAGGCCCGCGACGTGATCGCCGAAGGCATGCTGGCCGCGGTGAAGCGGCTGTACCTGCTGGGCAAGAACGACCGGCCCACCGGCACCTTCACCTTCGCCGAACTCCTGGCCCACGAACTGTCGGTCGAACAGGCCGGCCGCTAA
- the trxA gene encoding thioredoxin produces MSETSATTVVTDDSFSQDVLTSSTPVLVDFWATWCGPCKMIAPVLEEIAAEKAGELKVVKLDVDANPATARDFQVVSIPTLILFKDGQPVKRIVGAKGKAALLREIADHA; encoded by the coding sequence ATGAGCGAAACCTCCGCGACCACCGTCGTCACCGACGATTCGTTTTCCCAGGATGTGCTGACCAGTTCCACCCCGGTGCTGGTCGACTTCTGGGCCACCTGGTGCGGCCCCTGCAAGATGATCGCCCCGGTGCTCGAGGAGATCGCCGCGGAGAAGGCCGGTGAGCTGAAGGTCGTCAAACTCGACGTGGACGCCAACCCGGCCACCGCGCGTGACTTCCAGGTCGTGTCGATCCCGACGTTGATCTTGTTCAAGGACGGTCAGCCGGTCAAGCGCATCGTCGGGGCCAAGGGCAAGGCGGCGCTGCTGCGGGAGATCGCCGACCACGCCTGA
- the trxB gene encoding thioredoxin-disulfide reductase: MSTTSEATSPIHDVIIIGSGPAGYTAAVYTARAQLKPLVFEGIQFGGALMTTTEVENYPGFREGIMGPNLMEEMREQALRFGADLRMEDVDAVDLTGPIKTVTVGDETHRARSVILAMGAAARQLGVPGEMERIGLGVSTCATCDGFFFRDQDIAVVGGGDSAMEEAIFLTKFARSVTLIHRREEFRASKIMLDRAQANEKITFLLNSAITEIEGDPKVTGIRLRDTVTGEESKLAVTGVFVAIGHVPRSDLVRGQVDVDDDGYVKVIGRSTATSLEGIFAAGDLVDHTYRQAITAAGSGCSAAIDTERWLTEFPAPTED, encoded by the coding sequence ATGTCCACCACTTCGGAGGCCACGTCCCCCATTCACGACGTGATCATCATCGGCTCCGGCCCGGCCGGGTACACCGCTGCCGTGTACACCGCCCGCGCCCAGTTGAAGCCGCTTGTGTTCGAGGGCATCCAGTTCGGTGGTGCGTTGATGACCACCACCGAGGTGGAGAACTATCCCGGGTTCCGCGAGGGCATCATGGGACCCAACCTGATGGAAGAGATGCGCGAGCAGGCGCTGCGCTTCGGTGCCGATCTGCGGATGGAAGACGTCGACGCCGTCGACCTGACCGGCCCGATCAAGACCGTCACCGTCGGTGACGAAACTCACCGCGCCCGGTCGGTCATCCTCGCGATGGGTGCCGCCGCCCGCCAGCTCGGAGTGCCCGGCGAGATGGAACGCATCGGGCTGGGTGTGAGCACCTGCGCCACCTGTGACGGCTTCTTCTTCCGCGACCAGGACATCGCCGTGGTCGGCGGCGGCGATTCGGCGATGGAGGAAGCGATCTTCCTCACCAAGTTCGCCCGGTCCGTCACGCTGATCCACCGGCGCGAGGAGTTCCGCGCATCCAAGATCATGCTGGACCGCGCCCAGGCCAACGAGAAGATCACCTTCCTGCTCAACAGCGCGATCACCGAGATCGAGGGCGACCCCAAGGTCACCGGAATCCGCTTGCGCGACACCGTGACCGGCGAGGAGTCCAAGCTCGCGGTGACGGGTGTGTTCGTGGCGATCGGCCACGTCCCGCGATCGGATCTGGTCCGCGGACAGGTCGACGTCGACGATGACGGGTACGTGAAGGTGATCGGCCGCAGCACCGCCACTTCACTCGAAGGTATCTTCGCCGCAGGCGATCTGGTGGACCACACCTACCGGCAGGCCATCACGGCGGCTGGGTCGGGCTGTTCGGCAGCCATCGACACCGAGCGTTGGCTCACCGAATTCCCTGCTCCCACAGAGGATTAG
- the sigM gene encoding RNA polymerase sigma factor SigM has protein sequence MGSFGGCSGHDRTDAQLLAAHVAGDRFAFEELFYRYQPQLYRLARITSRCPDDARDALQDAMLSAHCNAARFRHDCSVSSWLHRIVVNACLDRLRRHKAHPTTPLDGTAAGCIADPASRVVTAIVVERALMRLPVDQRAAVVAVDMQGFSIAETARLLGVPEGTVKSRCARARTKLAGALGYLGTPAVTAEVGPAAR, from the coding sequence GTGGGGAGTTTCGGGGGATGCTCTGGGCACGATCGCACCGACGCGCAGTTGCTGGCCGCGCATGTGGCGGGTGACCGGTTCGCGTTCGAGGAGCTGTTCTACCGCTACCAGCCGCAGTTGTACCGGTTGGCCCGGATCACCAGCAGGTGCCCCGACGATGCCCGCGACGCCCTGCAGGACGCGATGCTGTCCGCGCACTGCAATGCCGCCAGGTTCCGGCACGACTGCTCGGTGAGCAGCTGGCTGCACCGGATCGTCGTGAACGCCTGTCTGGACCGGCTGCGCAGGCACAAGGCACACCCGACCACTCCCCTGGACGGCACCGCGGCCGGCTGCATCGCCGATCCCGCGTCCCGCGTGGTGACCGCGATCGTGGTGGAGCGCGCGCTGATGCGGCTGCCCGTCGACCAGCGCGCCGCCGTGGTCGCCGTCGACATGCAGGGTTTCTCGATCGCCGAGACGGCCCGGCTGCTGGGGGTGCCGGAAGGCACCGTGAAGAGTCGCTGCGCGCGGGCCCGGACCAAGCTGGCGGGCGCGCTCGGGTATCTGGGCACTCCTGCGGTTACCGCCGAAGTGGGACCCGCCGCGCGATGA